A stretch of DNA from Oryza brachyantha chromosome 4, ObraRS2, whole genome shotgun sequence:
TTTTCTAGCATTTCATCAAACAGCCTCAACACTTCACGAACATTTCCACACCTAACCAACCAATATGCCAAGTGTGCAACAGGCTCTACAAGGTAGCCATCACCAGTATGTCTGATCAAATTGACAGCCTCGGTTCTCCTCCCAGACCTAAAGAGGCAATCAACCAGTGTGGTGTGTGTGATCATATCTGGGACAATCTTACCCGCATTCACATCAGTGAACAAAAAACCAAGCTCGTCCTCCTTCCTGGCCTCATAGAATGCATTAATTAGAATGTTACAAGTCACAGTATCTGCCATGAACCCCTTGCAGCTAAACACAAACTTGGCAAACTGAAACTTTCCAGCTCGGCACAAGCATGAGATAAAAATGTTGCACGTTTGCACATTGGGTTCCACGGGCTTCTTAAGAAGATCTGTGAACAGTTTCAGAACACGGAGCCATTTGCTCTTCTTGCAGAAATGATCCATTACTGTATTGTATGTCACGACATCGACCACAAAGCCCAGCTCTTGGCATCGCTCCAGCACCTCCTTGCCTGCCCACATATCAAGCTCCTGGGCAACATAGTCCAGCAGTATGTTCAGACCGACTACTGTCAACTGTAGCCCCTTTGTTACCATGATTTCCAGCTGCTGGAGTGCCTCTTCGACACATCCAGACCGGCAAAGGCCAGCAATGTAGGTGCTATGTGTCACTGCATCTGGCACCCACCCATTCTGTCCACTCTCATCAATGACCCTTTGAACAGCATCGAAATCCCCAACCTTGCATAGCCCATGAACGTAGATGTTGTAAATGACAACATCAGGGTGGCATGCAGTGAAGCGCATAGAGCTGATGAGAGATTCAGCTGCCTGTATATCAGCATTGTCGCAGTATGCCTTGAGGATCGGTGCGTAAATGTGCGGGGTGAGCGGGTAATTGAGGGTGCGCATTTCGTCGAGCAGCTGGAGAGCGTCCGGGAGACGGCCAGCGCGGCAGAAGGAGAAAATCAGATCCCCGTAGTCGATGGCGGTCGGGTGAAGGCCGAGGCGGGACATCCAGACGAGTACGGAGTGCGCGGCCgaggggaggtggaggtgggagGAGTAGAtgtggaggaggaaggagaaggcggTGCGGTCGGGGGCGACGCCGTTGGCGAGCATGTCGTCGAAgagggtggcggcgtcggcggggcgGCCGGCCCTGGCGAGCGCCGCCATGGCGGAGGTGTAGGAGACGGCGGTGGGCGCGCATGCCGGGGAGGAGTGGCGCATGCGGCGGATCACCCGCagcgtcgcgtcgccgtcgccgtcgcgggcgAGAGCATCCAGGAGGCGGTTGTAGTCGTGGATGGTGTGCGGGGAGGACGAGAAGGCGGCTGTAGCCGTGACGGCGGTGgccgaggagggggaggatcGGGGGCGGGGAAGGAGGTGGCCGAGCGTGCGCATGgccgcgcgcacggcggcggacagtggcgcggaggcggcggccggccatgCGCCGGCCTTCATGAAGGATTAACTTAATTTTATGACCATTCTTGGATTGCTGATGATGTCACAATAAGAATCAATATGGTGAGCAAGCTGATGACCTGAGGAcaataaactttatttatgagtaaatatttatatttgagcAGATATGTATATACCCTCAGAACCACataagcctttttttttataaaaagattgATTGCGGCTATAAGCAGACGATGAGAGCTGAATGCAGGGCTGGTGATGAGGTTTTTGTGACCAGATAAAAATATGATCCTTAACATCAGAGTAAATGATAATATTATCTTTAATATGTTCGTCTTTGACATGAAACAATCAGGTCTACCGCTATAAGTATGCCTCAAATTACGGCAAACGGTAGAACATTTGACTGGTGGTCAGCGGCAAGACGAAGTTTTCGAACGCGCTATAGCGCGTCCTTTGACTCGCTATGCCTGCTATCTACTTGGCTGATCTGGAAGGAACGTAATGCTAGTCTTCGATGGACGTTCGTCCACAGACCAGCAGATTTTTAATGATATCAGGGCGGAGATTATAATCTGGAAGGAGGCAGGTATTTAGAGATGGAGAAGGCTAGTTTCTTCATGGCTAGAAGCATAATGTAATCCTGGGATTGCATCCCGATCTGGTGACTTCTTCGGTCACCTGTACTTTCCTCCCCATCTTAATGAAATCTTGTTTGGCCTTCGGCCACCCGACAAGAAACGATTGAACATTTATCATTGTATATCATGTTTATTGTAGTAGCGACAAATGCATATTTGATACACTAGtaaagaaaaaccaaaccgACCGCATATAACAAATTTGACAGTCAACTCCGCACGACATTCACACAAATGATAGGAAAATAGTTCACAGAAGCCTTATAAGGAAATAGTTCCGCGGGAAATTTGCATGTTCTAAATGGGGGCCTAAAGAAATGaagtttaattgtttagaaaGTTCCTCCCTTTGTGAATACCATAATCATGACTTAACTTTAATCTGACCAAAGTTTTAGATAAGCTTATCCGGACGAAATGCAGAATCATATATTcagttcaataaaaaaaacacacactaAATAAACTACTACATGTCACTAGGCACTCCTACAGTCCTACCATTACCAACTGCCCAACAGGCAACATAAATGAATCACCattcttgtaattttattGTCGTTGGCATTTTTTAACAAACAAAATTGTCACATGTGAAATATGTACAAGGAAAAGTAAACTTACAGACAACTCCAATGTTTCCATGAAAGGAGCTATCTTCAGAAGATGAGCATAATCAAGGACATCAGTCTTTCTGATATTTTCATGGCCAGGGAGAAATAATTCCAACCTCAAATTACGAAGATAAGTAAATTTGAACGGCCCTTCAGGTACAATGGTTCTCTgcaacacaaacaaaaaaaatggtgagTTTTACCTCAGCAATATATGCACAGACTAGTGTCATAGGGGACATATCACGAACCTCACGCTCTGCACAATGTAAGTTCAGAGTCTCAAGCCTTGGCAAAGTGCTGGGGAATCCAGTGGCGATGTAGGAAAGAGCAGATCCATAAGTCAAGAACACAATACTACTATTTGTCAACCTGGATGTTGAAGCAAATATCAATGGAATCATATTACCACTGTATTTGAGTGTTGTTAGACTACAGTTTAGCTCTATCTCTTGCAGTTTTGGGCAGATATCTATGACCAAATGCTTAAGCTGGTCCAATGGATGAAGCATTCGTATGCTAGTAACTGTTTTACAAAATGAAATATCCAAAAACTCCAGAAGATTGCATTTGGATAGCATACACTGAACCTCTTCATCTGTAATACTCACATCTACTAAACTAAGACTCTTGAGGTTAAGAAATCCTTTGAAATCAGCAGGTATCTGCAGAGACACGGTCGTAAGCTCCAGACACCGCAAGGATGAACCATAACTGGGGCTGAAAAGCTGTGAAGGCAAATTATACGGTGGTTCTCTGACTATCCGATGATTGCCAGCTGacaattttgagaaaaatatgcTCTTATCCCAACCTGATAAATCAATCACAAATTCCTTTGTTTTCGACGCAATTGCAAAGTTAACCCATCTATCAATATGGTCTGCATGCTTACTGTGCAATCCAAACTTAATTTCCATGCGCTCAACGCCCATTCCACTATGTTGACGCAGGACTGCATCAGCTCTTGTAATAAATTCATTATCCCTGAGCCATCGATAACCAGTCGAGGTCTTGACATAAGGTTTCCTCATTGTACCTTTATTAAGAGTTAGGTTGCTGTGGCTGCACCAAACATATTTCCATTTTCTTGACAATACACTTGTCCTTATAGCTTCATTTATTGGCAACAACGACAAGATCCTTGATAAAATATCCTACAGTGGGAAACAACAACATTATAATTGGAGTATTCAACATGaacaactaaataaatataatcgCAGTTAATGATCCATCATATTAATACGTGAAACATAATGTCCTATATTTCTGTATGAACTCAGATACCATCGGTAGATTCCAAAGTGAAACTTTTTGTACTTTTCTTCCTTTGGCAATTTCCCCATGCAGCTCTGAATTCCTCATAATGACGCTGTTGTGGCTAAACTCTTTTCAGTAATGAAGAGATGACCTGCTGTTCAGTGCATACAAGAACATCATTAACAAACactagaaaaagaaatcacgAATTTGATATACCAACTCTCAGATGAgtatttcaaatatgactgACTACTACTGAAGACGGTCAGCCCTGTGATGGCATGCACCCTATTCATGTATAATCTAACTTTGTAAAGTCGATTAGGTGAATATAACTTGAAAGATTGTTTCTCTAAAGGAATAGGAGCCTTCTACTCTCAAGATTGTTTCTCTAAAGGAATAGGAGCCTTTTTACTCTCAGGTAAAGATGCACTATGTTTACATATACAGAAGCATCTCGATCAATGCTTTCAGATCTGTTAGTCTAGTTGCTCATCATTCATTAATGCAGGAAGGGTCCAAGCTGTACGTACCTGGTTGATGCTCGTCGCTGGCAAAGAGCCCGATGAAGACTTGCAGAGGGTGGCGTCGGTCACGCAGTCGCCGCAGTCCGCGAGAGAGGCTAGGTTAAggagggagaaagaaaagggagggggggggggggggggggggggggggggctggAGATGAAAGAACTATATTGCCTGAGGACTCGATAGTCGATACCGATACAGATACGTGATACAGAAACCCATCCTTCCGCTTCGTTTCGGATTCTGCTTGCTTCCTTCCCCGCGAGCGCACGACGCCGACGCGTCGTTGCTCCACGAACACGTAGTTTCGCACGTCGTTCGTGGCTTCATCCAGTCACGCTCCCGCGCGACGTCTCTCACCGGGAGTATGCAGCGGCATCACTGCACGCAGCAACGAGATCAAACCAGGACGAACCGAAAGATTGGAGGGAAATAGATCGTTTCAAGCTCAAATGGATCAtcgtagagagagagagagagagagagagggcgacGAGAAGAACGCATACCTTCGATTTGATTCGAG
This window harbors:
- the LOC102703395 gene encoding F-box/FBD/LRR-repeat protein At1g13570-like, whose product is MRNSELHGEIAKGRKVQKVSLWNLPMDILSRILSLLPINEAIRTSVLSRKWKYVWCSHSNLTLNKGTMRKPYVKTSTGYRWLRDNEFITRADAVLRQHSGMGVERMEIKFGLHSKHADHIDRWVNFAIASKTKEFVIDLSGWDKSIFFSKLSAGNHRIVREPPYNLPSQLFSPSYGSSLRCLELTTVSLQIPADFKGFLNLKSLSLVDVSITDEEVQCMLSKCNLLEFLDISFCKTVTSIRMLHPLDQLKHLVIDICPKLQEIELNCSLTTLKYSGNMIPLIFASTSRLTNSSIVFLTYGSALSYIATGFPSTLPRLETLNLHCAERERTIVPEGPFKFTYLRNLRLELFLPGHENIRKTDVLDYAHLLKIAPFMETLELSVSLLFLVHISHVTILFVKKCQRQ
- the LOC102703119 gene encoding pentatricopeptide repeat-containing protein At1g12775, mitochondrial-like — protein: MKAGAWPAAASAPLSAAVRAAMRTLGHLLPRPRSSPSSATAVTATAAFSSSPHTIHDYNRLLDALARDGDGDATLRVIRRMRHSSPACAPTAVSYTSAMAALARAGRPADAATLFDDMLANGVAPDRTAFSFLLHIYSSHLHLPSAAHSVLVWMSRLGLHPTAIDYGDLIFSFCRAGRLPDALQLLDEMRTLNYPLTPHIYAPILKAYCDNADIQAAESLISSMRFTACHPDVVIYNIYVHGLCKVGDFDAVQRVIDESGQNGWVPDAVTHSTYIAGLCRSGCVEEALQQLEIMVTKGLQLTVVGLNILLDYVAQELDMWAGKEVLERCQELGFVVDVVTYNTVMDHFCKKSKWLRVLKLFTDLLKKPVEPNVQTCNIFISCLCRAGKFQFAKFVFSCKGFMADTVTCNILINAFYEARKEDELGFLFTDVNAGKIVPDMITHTTLVDCLFRSGRRTEAVNLIRHTGDGYLVEPVAHLAYWLVRCGNVREVLRLFDEMLEKGLVLDSRIFANVIKAFCRKGPGECTEMLQLCSVLDRMLGIM